The DNA window GTTGGAGTTGTGCGCAGAAGAAACAAATCTGGAGAAGGCGGGCTGTGATCATTTTAATGACGACTTCTTATTCCTCTCTTAACAAAATTAATTCCTTGGAATGTATACAGATAACTTCAAAGAACTGCTATGTGCGGTAAATCTAGCTGCTGCcgaggaatattttttttttattataaacgctcttattttcctaatttccttTCCGTCTCGAAAGCTTTTATTTTCCAACTTGTTGCTTTTGCACAAAATAGGCATCGAGGACACAACACCATTTTTGCTTTATCAGCCATTCCAATTTTACcttttatttccaatttatttGTGCAACCAATAGTGAAGAAAACTGTAAAGTCAAAGTCCGAAAATGCGAAACTGTCAtcatttttagaaattgtGACGTTCCATTCtttcaattaatttcattattatggttatttgtaaaaaaaaaaagcgagagaCCTGCTTTCAGTGCAAATAGAGCCGTTCTTAGAAAACAGATACGTTGAGTAAGCAACTCATCGACAAAAATTAACGGACTTTCAGAGGATTAGCAGAGAAATGCTATTAGCGCTTCCACATTGAAAAGGAAACATTGACTTCGCGTAgcaaatttcaattattttaacCCGAATCCGAAGAGAGGAAGAGGACAACTCTTAAACAATAGCTCGACTACGTTTAGAGTGAGATCATTTCCTGGTCGGATATTCAAAAATCTAGAACTGTGTTGGACATCACATTCAATTCTAATCGCTGTCCAATTCCTCTTAACTTGAAGGTACTGTCCCAGAAACGAAGTCTAGAAGTTCAGGCTCAACCGAAAATAGACGAAGCAAGTTTGTAAAACGAAGAAGTCAATAGGAAATTCCGTCAAATAACGTCGAATACTGGACAACAGATCAAGGGAGCTCAACGACATCAATtgtattcaaaagaaaacgctTCAGCTCTTGATTCCAAAGCAGATCTTCGAATTTGCGTCTGCGAagacaagatccacgtacaattctgtttGTGCCGCCCGCGCACTACCGACTGGAGaaagcgtgtgatgggatttgcattttaatttttgattttatgtttttaaaaatattctcaatatttataaaaattaaacgtttttatttcttgaatcttacattttttgccttttttttgagtttctctTATCTCACGTTCTTCCATTCCCTGTTCATGTACTAGTTGTTAGTCAGCAATTGTAATAAGAAAggtgattttttgaagaggaTTTTTGGGAGTGCCGATTACAATCTGATTTCCTGTGCGAATGTCTCAGGAGAAATCTACACACAGTGCCGCTCCGCTGtcttgcaggaaaaaaaattacactaAGAACAAACTCTTGCTTTGAGAATcaatatgcatgttattcaaATAACAGAGAGGAGGGAAGGAGGGGGAGCGTGAAGGCAGTAAAAGGAGGAGTTGCAAGGAAAGAGGGGTCGTAAAGGAGTGTGCGCTGGGCAGCTGGGAATGGAGGATAGCATGATaaccaggacaaaatattacgtagaATTAGACAATTACATACgttgtaaaataaacaatacaataaataaatagtattaaatgattacataaaaacaaaatattaacAGTGTGGAAGTCCCAACACTTTGTTTAGAAAATGTACAACGAGTTGACAATGTAACAATGGGACGACACATGTTCGACACCCTGCTGAGCCAAACCTTTGCAAAACagatagaaacttgaaattaccgctataaaagataaagaattcAATTATACATTTATGGCAGCTTGAAAGCGGATTTAAGAAAATTCAATACGCAGTcatttcgctgtttttttcgctccaagtgtttttggaattttgatgggacaaaatttgagattttccaatttttttggatttgtcctATCAAAATCTTGAGAAGATCAGATGattcaaaaatgagaaatttcgaAAGGTAGGGATTTCCTtagttttcctaaaaaaataggCTGATTCATCAAAACGCCtcctcatttttctggaatgggaAAGCATGCCAAAATCCCAACTTTTGCACGCGCCCTGAAAAATGATTTCGAATAAGACTCAAAAAATCAGAGTAATTTAGgcgaagcaaaaagaaaaaagaagcttcCAGTATGTTGTAAccgaggattttctctataAGGTGCTACATCACCTGAATTCAAGGACCTTGTAGTTGGAAATGCCATTCTTCCCATCTCTGTCTCGCCAAAATTCCAAGAAGACTAGGGGGtgtgaaaaaaacagcgatataACTGGGAAGAGACATCTGATCCAGGACAGCCTTGAGAGGAAATTGCATCATCTCAGCTGAGGCGCGATCGCGAGATCAGGTGAGACAATCCTGCAAATTTGAGAGAGTATTTCAACGTCTTGGTGAACGGACAAGGACCATTAGTACCTGAACACGAGTGGTTCTTGCACCATTTGCATGTCCCTTGGTCGATTTACGATACGATAaaaatattcagcaaagatgtgccgaggccacttctgcattcaaGTATTTAACGAAGCATTGGTGGCCGGTACCCATTGCCAACAAATTCAAACTGCGTCTCCATCTATCCGCAATTTGTCACATAGttatgtacggatcggagacgtGGGTAGCAACGAGGATGGGGAACCTCGACTGTAAGGGGAACAAACTGCTCAGATAGATGCCTGGCTAGTATTGGCATTTATGCCGAAATATCCGTCAGCCGTTTAAGTCACGAAGATAGAACAACGGACGAGGGATTTCGAATTTCAAAGCTTGTATGTTACAGTTTGTTACTTCTTTCTTATCCAATGAAATCGCAAGGATGCCCATCTTGCGCAGAAATGTGTACTGACAACTTCAAAGAACTGTTCCGTTAAGTCGAAATTCGAGAAATGCAAAACATATGTCTATAATAAAGGATCCCTTGGTATATATTAGCAGAAAACGTAGCtttcactttgaaattttccctttACTATTGCCGTAGATTTTGTGAGACAAAAGCAAGTAACCTGCTATTCGACCAAATAAGTCAGCTGTGAGTAGAAATGTAAAGTGCAAGCAACCTGCTGATTATAAAATCAACAGAGAATGAGCAATTACGGGTCTCTCATATCTAGCTTTGCTTTGTCTTGCTAAGTGTATAGTGTAGTGACCAGCACCTCTCTGGATAATACATTACGTTCGCGAAGGTAAGTAGACATATACAGAAACCAAAACAATACAAGAAACTAAGAGCAACAGCTATCTGAAATGAGGGCATAGAATATTTTTGAGTTTCACCTACGAATGTGCCAAAATTTTTACCTTCATTAACCACGGAATTCTCCCTTCAGCGTCTATGATCTTTCGAAAAGTTAGAAACCTGTTTATGGCAATAATAAAAGTCAGAGGAAACAGTCCAACCCATCCGGAGTTTATCACTGCTCCAAGCACCTATAAATTTGCGTTGGAACGAAGTCTGAGAAATGCTTTTACATTCTAGAGTACAGTTCTCTTCAAAGGCAGCTGTAAGATAACAGAACGCAGTGCTATTGTTCAACCAATTCGAGCATTCTACAAATTCTTTCGGCTAACCTGAGAAAGGTAAGGATAGTTGTGATTAATGTCTTTGTGTATTGTCAGAATACCGCTGGATATATGAGCAAGTAATTGTGTGCAGTCTAACAAGCCAAGAAAAATCATCAGTCGAAAGGCTTGTAACTTCCGGAATTCGTTGTCTCTGAGCAAAACCTTAATTAAGAGATTGATAAATCACAGTCAAACGCCCACACGAGCAATATTTCGAAGTTAAATACAACTGACGGTAAAGACTCACCAAGTTGTAAACTatataaattagtaataaaGCTGTTGCAAACAGGAAATAGGTGATGCCGACGAAAAGAGATTCTTGGAATGACACTGTTTCATTTCCCATCAATGAATGAAGACGAAGCTCCAAAAAACAGATTATGGTCAAGAACATGGAATAAAAACGCAATGCAGCAAGGAGTGACCGGCTATCGAAGCAAGTTAACGTTACTTGTTCCACACATACAGAGAGACCCTCTTCTCTGCAAGCTTGGAGCAGGATTATGATGCAACTACGCGCAGGCGATTGCGTACATAGCAGTTTTACATCACTTGTAAATGAGAGCGAGGTTCTCACGATTAATAATATTTGTCTTTTCGCCAAATAATATTTGCCTTCCCAGCCTAAAAGAAGTAAGACGAGTTGAGACAActtaagtggattgatacgcgaCTTTATCCTCTTTCTGTAATTCACTTTTTGTATGCGGGTCAGTAATCAATCATCACAAATCAGTAGTAAAATTTTGTAGGCTGTCGTAAGAAAGTgagagatagaaaaaaagaaataaacaggaTTGGCTAAGAGGTCCAAAAGGTTGCCGTAAGAgggaaaaacaaaagtttatttttgttttcgtcgtATGATgttgcttaattttttttgaaaattgaaactgCTATTAGAAAATTCAGGTATTCTTGATGTGCTTGCTGCGTAGATGATCTATGAGTGTAATTTAATAGTAGAACTAAACtaagttcatttttcttcaaaaatgttctttttttctaagagcTTTTACATAGTTATTGAGAAAAGAATAAGCTAATCTAAGATATCATACGCAAggagcttatttgtttctGACTTTGGTAATTTCACATAATTTGCGAAATTCTCATAACAAACAAAGTTCTAACATAAGCTGATCGACTCACTTAGATATTGCAGAAATTACATTAGTTGAAAAACAATGTTTGGTGAAAATACTGCTCATACTTGTAATTATAAGTCTCATAAGGTTTCATTCACTGATTCGTTAAGGTTGAAAATGACCGAACTTAAACCTAAGAAACAATGACCACCTTAGAACccaaaaaaccaaatttcTTAACTTCTGACACAGATGAAGTTGAAGTTGTTCAGATGAAGCTGATAGAGTCTCTGCATACGTTTCCATATTTCAAAAGACGAATAGGCTAGACTCTCAGAACAGGTTCTTCTTCTCGCTCAACTCGCTGATTCCAGAAGATTGGCATCTAGTATTTATCTAATCCAACTTATTGAAGTTATACCCCAAAAGTCACGAAGACGGTGTTATAACTTTCGAAAAACAGACAATTTATCTTTGATCCCCTAATAGAAAGTCGAACAACATTGAAGGGCACTTTTCCGGAGCACTTACAGTATTGCCTTCTTGCCATAGTTGGATAGAGTTTAAGACGCAGTTTGCaaatacaacaacaaaaacaaagacacCTATGAGAAATCCAGGAATCTGACGCCCAGAGAGAGAGTCATATGAGGCTTCGGTTTACCAAACagaaaaacctttaaaaatgtatagaagaaatggaaagaaaacggaaaaggtGTACTCTTGGTGAAGTCACTCGACTTCACAACTGTTCACACTACACAGGGCATGGAACCTACTTCACTTGGCATAAATTCGTAAGTCGTGCGGGTGTGAAAAGTTGTTTCGCGAATGATATCTGGCCTGGATGCCTCTTACTTCTAAGTCCATGAAAGATGGAGCTTCTTcatgaaacattttttgaacatattttcATGAAACAAATGTCATTCCTAAGCTATTTGCTTATTACTCGACTTCCAAAGCCAAGAACGCTTCCACACGCTTAAAGTCACAGTTTGTTCTTTAAAGTAACCTTGCATTTTGAACATTGTCGTTATTTTTCTACCaatctgaatgtccggctaaagccagacttcagactttcggtgatttcagcttcgctccccttgactgatcaatgaaagttaatagtagtggtgttttctgtaaaattagatttctgtttttttaacaacgctttccttctcttctttaaattataaattaaggcgaaagattaaggagttttccttctaaacgcgtcaattctacatttgaagaatattcgaccatcagctacaaacactccttcgatgccagaacaatatagatacaatttgaaagcattactcgaagtatgggttttcctcctgttttccccccaacagttatcaaagaatgatgttttggcataaaatgacgttaaagacatcatcctacttataaagataacgttccacgtcaggtcacataaacatcttcctactatttaaacagccgtttgcatgcgagtttccactttctgagaacggcatgctacaaacttgaggcgaagggagaaggaaataggcgCGCGGAGGAGttataaaggtgaagagcaaagcgcccagtggtcacggctgTGAAAAggctccaaccatttatcttttgcgtcatgcgcactaagttattgcgcaccaacgACCgggacgccggtggatccgtcgcgccccatattatggatatctggcgccggcgcaccaatcttaCGCCGTtgcacccgtcgcaccccctgtaggtacctggcgccggtggatccgtcgcactcccttccataggtatctgggcgctgttggacccgtcgcacctctttccataggtatctggcgccggtggacccgtcgcacccccttctttagGTTTCTGGAGTCGAGCAAACAACTCGAcaccagtggacccgtcgcaccccattttcgaatttcgtgactgacacacacacacctgacagaataagcccgttattatatatcatgatatcatgATTTTCGAAGGtattttcaaagtatttttaaAGTACATGCTtacttcgaaagaaaaaaggcagCAGATCAGTATTATTGGACGACGCACAGTTACAACCTTCCCCTAGTCTGGAAACCAAAACAGAAGGAAGTAATTAATGAAATGACCGGTGCTCCCAAAGAAAACATAGCTGTGGTACTTCAAAACTAATCATTGGAACAGAATTTAGCGCATTTTCAAAAAGCGACCTacaagagagaagagcagaagagTTGGCTGAAGCGACGCAGGTGCGAAAGAGCATCCGCTATGCGAGTCGAAATTTCGCCACCCTCACCCGCAACTTCTCTTCGGAACCCGGATGGTACAAAGATTGCAGCGATAATGAGTCTTAGACGGCCAtgcccacttgcctcctcaccatctgtgGTTaaacggacatgtcattccagagattCTCCTGTCCGAATACGATATGCTGCCATATCGATAGGAAATCGTACGAACCAACTGGATAAGATCTGAACATCTAAATAATCTTTCGCCAGTTCTTATCAACACTCCGGCGAAACTCTTTAGtggtcggaatgcaaggttcctaaacaacGGAAGACTACCAAGACAGCCTTGTTGCATAAGAAATCCACATGCTATCGGCAACAATCGCCCAATCTGTTAACTATCCGTCATTTAAAAACTCTTTACAATAGTGATCCTTATTAGGTTCGGAAAAGTgctagatgaaggacagccatgtcACAGCAAGTAGGGTTTCAAAAGGGATTCGCCACAGTAGAGCACATTCGAATTGTCTCGAAACTCAGCGAGGTATGGCAAAGGCACAAGATGTGGTTATATCCACCTTCATCCTCCTGCTGAACACAGTAAAGTAATAAAGGGTTACACAGTAACTTCACCACCGGAACTTTgtcattctacaagaatatcatcatcgacgCAAAGAAAGGGCTCTGAAAGAGTGTCACAATTCCTCCTGAAATATTCACTGGTACTCTTGAGAACGCAACGCGAAAGCTGAAATAAGAAGACATGGGCGTAAGGGGTAAGGGTCGACCGTTGCACCGTCTGCCCTTTGCTGATGATATCGTTCTGATGACATCTCGCAACAGCAGAGCAGCGAAACATGTGGAGGTATCGCTcatcagctgaatctgcaaaagaagtTCATGTGAAACGAATGATCcaattacgctcaaaggctcGCTCATTTCCGAATGGaacagctacgtttatctggacCAGAAACCGGACATGAAGAACGGCCTAATCCTCGAAATGAGCAGGAGAAAACGGAGAGGAGCTTAGGGAGCGCGAAAGAACATAGATGATGTTGTGCCCtcctccgtgctcacctcctTAACAATACCGTGCTTCCTACTTTAAGCTTTGCTTCGAATACCTgagcacttcgcaagcagcaGGAAAAGCGGTGAACGTCTTGAACTCTCAATCGAAGGAGTGATGCTAGGATTATGCCGTTCTAGGTGGATCTGACACGCGAACACATCAATGGCAACCGTCACAACaaagccgtgagcgactgacTTTTACACGGTATTAGGCAGATTACAAGAGGACCGCCAAACGGATGGTCAGATTGCTTCATAAATTCcttcgagaaaaatttcgatgctcttcgtgtcctatgcgaaagaagaaatcaacgGGCGATTCTGGCACGCGATCAGTTCAAATGAAAGAAGCACTGGCGCCCGCTTGAG is part of the Necator americanus strain Aroian chromosome V, whole genome shotgun sequence genome and encodes:
- a CDS encoding hypothetical protein (NECATOR_CHRV.G20194.T1), producing the protein MGNETVSFQESLFVGITYFLFATALLLIYIVYNLVLLRDNEFRKLQAFRLMIFLGLLDCTQLLAHISSGILTIHKDINHNYPYLSQVLGAVINSGWVGLFPLTFIIAINRFLTFRKIIDAEGRIPWLMKIAVALSFLYCFGFCICLLTFANVMYYPESFSWSYGSNKASVVMSGIEYIVSVICIGLTFLVYILIAVSIYRMTRGVVSVKRREIVLVVHAALLFFTLTTLITCWHYYSIFLPESVWTYFSINIYWMLYCGLNPILHMAFSKCANAHFLVTFHWIYGCPAKR